The Desulfuromonas acetexigens genome has a segment encoding these proteins:
- the ligA gene encoding NAD-dependent DNA ligase LigA, whose product MPEPTPAARNRHAELREALRRHNHNYYVLDAPEISDAEYDELFRELLALETRYPQLAETDSPSRQVGAPPSEKFAPVLHALPMLSLRNVKSEEEFMEFDASLRKTFLAQGSDIDYLCEMKLDGVAVELTYEQGELVLASTRGDGQTGEDITENLRTLASVPRRLNPPFPALLDVRGEVYIELADFQHLNREQEEAGERSFANPRNAAAGSLRQLNSAITARRPLRIFCYGFGRWEGPLPATQGEALAELRRLGLRVNLEGTSRARGAQEVVARFRQLLAGREELPFEIDGMVVKVDELELQRELGELSRSPRWAVAYKFPPRQAETVLEKVVLQVGRTGAITPVAQLRPVNVSGVNVSRASLHNWDEIARLDIRVGDHVLVERAGDVIPDVVKVLTEKRTGAEIPIPLPESCPECDGPVTRKPGEVVPRCVNPHCPAQALERLKHFVSRDAMDIDGLGEKQLLQLIDLGKLQTVADLYRLTRDDLFRMERMGEVLADKLLQAIAASKTRPLSRLLFGLGIRHVGSHTARLLAKRFSGLDTLAAAEPGQLTEIHEIGDKVAESLRDYFANPANLLLLRELEELGLRPTDEAVVQSDGPLRGKTLVITGNLASLSRKEAEALVERLGGRASGSVSKKTDFVIAGPGAGGKLEKARQLGLRIIDEEEFLRMTETGE is encoded by the coding sequence GTGCCCGAACCGACCCCCGCCGCCAGAAACCGTCACGCCGAACTGCGCGAAGCCCTGCGCCGTCACAATCACAACTATTACGTGCTCGACGCACCGGAGATCTCCGACGCCGAATACGACGAACTCTTTCGCGAACTGCTCGCTCTCGAAACGCGCTATCCGCAACTGGCCGAGACCGACTCCCCCTCTCGGCAGGTCGGCGCCCCGCCTTCGGAAAAATTTGCACCGGTTCTCCACGCCCTGCCTATGCTCTCCCTACGCAACGTCAAGAGCGAAGAGGAATTCATGGAGTTCGACGCCAGCCTGCGCAAGACCTTCCTCGCCCAAGGAAGTGACATCGACTACCTGTGCGAAATGAAACTCGACGGGGTAGCGGTGGAGCTGACCTACGAACAGGGGGAGCTGGTCCTGGCGAGCACCCGGGGGGATGGACAGACCGGCGAGGACATCACCGAGAATCTGCGCACCCTGGCGAGCGTCCCCCGGCGACTGAATCCGCCCTTCCCGGCACTGCTCGATGTGCGCGGCGAGGTTTATATCGAACTGGCCGACTTTCAGCACCTCAATCGCGAACAGGAAGAAGCGGGGGAGCGCTCCTTTGCCAACCCCCGCAACGCCGCCGCCGGCAGCCTGCGTCAACTGAACTCGGCGATCACCGCGCGCCGCCCGTTGCGCATCTTCTGTTATGGCTTCGGCCGCTGGGAGGGGCCCCTGCCTGCCACCCAGGGCGAGGCCCTGGCGGAGCTGCGGCGCCTGGGCCTGCGTGTCAACCTCGAAGGAACGAGCCGCGCCCGGGGCGCGCAAGAGGTCGTCGCCCGCTTCCGGCAGCTGCTCGCCGGCCGCGAGGAGCTCCCCTTTGAAATCGACGGCATGGTGGTCAAGGTCGACGAACTGGAGTTGCAGCGGGAACTGGGGGAGCTCAGTCGCTCGCCGCGCTGGGCGGTGGCCTACAAGTTCCCCCCCCGCCAGGCCGAAACGGTTCTGGAAAAGGTCGTCCTGCAGGTGGGCCGCACCGGTGCCATCACTCCCGTGGCGCAGCTGCGGCCCGTCAACGTCAGCGGCGTTAACGTGAGCCGCGCCAGCCTGCACAACTGGGATGAAATCGCCCGCCTCGACATCCGCGTCGGCGATCATGTGCTGGTGGAGCGGGCCGGGGATGTGATCCCCGACGTGGTCAAAGTCCTCACGGAAAAGCGCACCGGTGCGGAAATCCCGATCCCTTTGCCGGAGAGCTGTCCCGAGTGCGACGGGCCGGTGACCCGTAAGCCCGGCGAAGTCGTCCCCCGTTGCGTCAACCCTCACTGCCCGGCCCAGGCGCTGGAGCGTCTCAAGCACTTCGTCTCCCGCGACGCCATGGATATCGATGGGCTGGGGGAAAAACAGCTGCTGCAACTCATCGACCTGGGCAAGCTTCAGACCGTTGCCGATCTCTACCGCCTGACCCGGGACGATCTCTTCCGGATGGAGCGCATGGGCGAGGTCCTGGCAGACAAACTCCTGCAGGCCATCGCCGCCAGCAAAACCCGTCCCCTCTCCCGCCTCCTCTTCGGCCTTGGCATCCGTCACGTCGGCAGCCACACCGCCCGCCTGCTGGCCAAGCGCTTTTCCGGGCTCGACACCCTGGCCGCCGCCGAACCTGGGCAACTGACGGAAATCCATGAAATCGGCGACAAGGTCGCTGAATCGTTACGGGACTATTTCGCCAATCCGGCCAATCTGCTGCTCTTGCGTGAACTGGAGGAACTCGGCCTGCGCCCGACGGATGAAGCGGTGGTGCAAAGCGACGGCCCCCTGCGCGGCAAGACCCTGGTCATCACCGGCAACCTTGCCAGCCTGAGCCGCAAGGAGGCGGAGGCGCTGGTGGAGCGCCTGGGGGGACGCGCGAGCGGCTCGGTGAGCAAAAAGACGGACTTCGTCATCGCCGGCCCTGGCGCTGGCGGCAAGTTGGAAAAAGCCCGACAGTTGGGGCTTCGCATTATCGACGAGGAAGAATTCCTGCGCATGACGGAAACGGGAGAGTAG
- a CDS encoding acylphosphatase → MRKVRAKVRFKGRVQGVGFRHFTTLQARSNELTGWVRNLGNGDVEAVFEGRESAIRRTLEECRQGAPSGEVAELLIDWEEFQNEFVSFEIRY, encoded by the coding sequence ATGAGAAAGGTTCGTGCCAAGGTGCGTTTCAAAGGGCGGGTACAGGGGGTGGGCTTTCGCCATTTCACAACCTTGCAAGCCAGGAGCAACGAACTGACCGGTTGGGTGCGCAATCTCGGAAATGGGGATGTGGAGGCCGTCTTCGAGGGGCGAGAATCAGCGATCCGCCGCACCTTGGAGGAATGTCGACAGGGGGCACCCAGCGGCGAGGTGGCGGAACTGCTCATCGATTGGGAAGAATTTCAGAACGAATTCGTGTCCTTCGAAATTCGCTATTAA
- a CDS encoding response regulator, with the protein MDNPTILIIDDHRPVGMLLENVLRLHGYGVLYAETGKEGLELACREAPALILLDIMMPEMDGFHVCEALKADERTRDIPVVFISARGEAPAVDRSKAVGGAGFIHKPFKSQQIIEVLDGLLRSRDSS; encoded by the coding sequence ATGGACAATCCGACGATTCTGATCATTGACGACCATCGGCCGGTGGGGATGTTGCTGGAGAACGTCCTGCGTTTGCACGGTTACGGGGTTCTTTATGCGGAGACCGGCAAGGAGGGGCTGGAACTGGCCTGCCGGGAAGCGCCGGCGCTGATTCTGCTCGATATCATGATGCCGGAAATGGACGGCTTTCATGTCTGCGAGGCGCTCAAGGCCGATGAGCGGACCCGGGATATTCCCGTCGTCTTTATTTCCGCCCGGGGAGAGGCGCCCGCCGTTGATCGCTCCAAGGCCGTCGGCGGCGCGGGATTTATCCATAAGCCGTTCAAGAGCCAGCAGATTATCGAGGTTCTGGACGGGTTGCTACGCAGTCGGGATAGCTCTTAA
- the rsmI gene encoding 16S rRNA (cytidine(1402)-2'-O)-methyltransferase, which yields MACGTLYLVATPIGNLEDISLRALRILKEVDLVAAEDTRHSRKLFNHYGITTPLTSCFEHNEARKGERIVELLAQGRSVALISDAGTPAISDPGYLLVCRCRDEGLPVTVVPGPSAVITALALSGLPTARFAFEGFLPAKSSHRRALLAAARGETERTLVYYEAPHRLLAALADLREELGGERRVAVARELTKLHEELFRGTVEEALAHFGAGRVRGEIVLLVAPAEAEPERESLEEALARWHAAPECSRKEMVKSLAKRFGLPGSEVYRRSLELEGDEGDGQSDDSDH from the coding sequence ATGGCTTGCGGCACCCTCTATCTGGTAGCCACCCCCATCGGCAATCTTGAGGATATCAGCCTGCGTGCCCTCCGGATTCTCAAGGAGGTCGATCTGGTCGCCGCCGAGGATACCCGGCACAGCCGCAAGCTCTTCAATCACTACGGCATCACGACACCGCTGACCTCCTGCTTCGAGCACAACGAGGCGCGCAAGGGGGAGCGGATCGTTGAACTTCTGGCCCAGGGGCGATCAGTGGCGCTGATTTCCGATGCCGGCACTCCGGCCATCTCCGACCCCGGTTATCTGCTGGTCTGCCGTTGCCGGGATGAGGGCTTGCCGGTGACCGTCGTCCCTGGCCCGTCGGCGGTAATCACCGCCCTCGCCCTTTCCGGGTTGCCGACGGCGCGTTTCGCCTTCGAGGGCTTTCTGCCCGCCAAAAGCTCCCACCGGCGGGCGCTCCTCGCCGCCGCGCGCGGGGAGACGGAACGCACCCTGGTCTATTACGAGGCGCCCCATCGCCTGTTGGCCGCCCTAGCCGATCTGCGCGAGGAACTGGGCGGCGAGCGCCGGGTGGCGGTCGCCCGGGAGCTGACCAAGCTGCACGAAGAGCTCTTTCGTGGTACCGTTGAAGAGGCGCTGGCGCATTTCGGCGCCGGGCGGGTGCGGGGAGAGATTGTCCTGCTGGTCGCCCCAGCGGAGGCAGAGCCCGAACGGGAGAGCCTGGAAGAGGCGTTGGCGCGCTGGCATGCCGCCCCTGAGTGTTCCCGCAAGGAGATGGTCAAGTCCCTGGCGAAGCGCTTTGGTTTGCCGGGGAGCGAGGTCTACCGCCGCAGTCTGGAGTTGGAAGGGGATGAAGGGGATGGACAATCCGACGATTCTGATCATTGA
- a CDS encoding NAD(+) synthase has protein sequence MMKSLSEWGYCRLGVAVPELRVADVAFNLAQLRRVVDQAEAADCSLLLCPELALTGYSCGDLFFQPLLIEQTRRAVAELAADTRGRGLTLVVGAPIRQDDRLYNCAVILGQGRILGIVPKIHLPNSHEFYEQRWFASARESRCDHLDWNGEAVPFGADLLFRAVNRPECLIGIELCEDLWVADPPSGAMAVQGATVLLNPSASPETLGKEGYRRELVRSQSARCIAAYAYASAGPGESSTDLVFSGHSLIAENGLLLAETERFRFDSQLVLADVDLARLRTERARSSSLAMGAIGPRYREIPFHLAELAAGTLCRPLDATPFVPADDAERAARCREIFALQTTALAKRLRHTGVARVVLGISGGLDSTLALLVAVKAFDRLGLDREGIVTLTMPGFGTTARTRGNAERLAELLGVGLRVIPIDGAVRGHFADIGHPETLHDITYENAQARERTQILMDVANQVGGLVLGTGDLSELALGWCTYNADHMSMYGVNAGVPKTLVRYLVAWCAECEFGDEAAAILKDICATPVSPELLPPTAEGEIAQKTEDQVGPYVLHDFFLYHLVRRHDPPAKIYFLACQAFAEEFSPATILRWLRVFYRRFFSQQFKRSCLPDGPKIGSVALSPRGDWRMPSDASVELWLRELDGLDGET, from the coding sequence CCTGCTCATCGAACAGACCCGGCGCGCCGTTGCTGAACTGGCGGCCGACACCCGGGGCCGCGGCCTGACCCTGGTGGTGGGCGCGCCGATCCGTCAGGATGACCGGCTTTACAACTGCGCGGTCATTCTCGGTCAGGGGCGCATCCTCGGCATCGTCCCCAAAATCCACCTGCCCAACAGCCACGAATTCTACGAACAGCGCTGGTTCGCTTCGGCCCGTGAGAGCCGTTGTGATCATCTCGACTGGAACGGTGAGGCGGTCCCCTTTGGCGCCGATCTGCTTTTCCGCGCCGTCAATCGTCCCGAATGCCTGATCGGTATCGAGTTGTGCGAGGACCTGTGGGTCGCCGACCCGCCGAGCGGAGCCATGGCGGTTCAAGGGGCGACGGTGCTGCTCAACCCCTCGGCCAGTCCGGAAACCCTCGGCAAAGAAGGCTATCGCCGGGAGCTGGTGCGCAGTCAGTCGGCGCGCTGTATAGCTGCTTACGCCTATGCTTCGGCGGGGCCTGGCGAGTCGAGTACCGATCTGGTCTTTTCTGGGCATTCGCTCATCGCCGAAAATGGGCTGTTGCTGGCGGAAACCGAGCGTTTTCGTTTCGATTCACAACTGGTTCTGGCCGATGTGGATCTGGCGCGCCTGCGCACCGAACGGGCTCGCTCCAGCAGTTTAGCCATGGGCGCGATCGGCCCCCGCTACCGAGAAATCCCTTTTCACCTAGCCGAGCTTGCGGCCGGCACCCTCTGTCGCCCTCTCGACGCAACCCCTTTTGTCCCTGCCGACGATGCCGAGCGCGCCGCCCGCTGCCGGGAGATTTTCGCCCTGCAGACCACGGCCCTGGCCAAACGCCTGCGCCATACCGGGGTTGCGCGGGTGGTCCTCGGCATCTCCGGCGGCCTCGATTCGACCCTGGCGCTGCTCGTGGCGGTCAAGGCCTTCGATCGTCTCGGGCTCGACCGTGAAGGTATCGTCACCCTGACCATGCCCGGTTTCGGCACCACCGCCCGCACTCGAGGGAATGCCGAACGTCTGGCTGAACTTCTCGGGGTCGGGCTGCGGGTGATCCCCATCGATGGCGCGGTGCGCGGCCATTTCGCCGACATCGGTCACCCCGAGACGCTGCACGACATCACCTATGAAAATGCCCAGGCGCGGGAACGCACCCAGATCCTCATGGATGTGGCCAATCAGGTCGGTGGGCTGGTGCTCGGCACCGGCGACCTGTCCGAACTGGCCCTCGGCTGGTGCACCTACAATGCCGATCACATGTCGATGTACGGGGTCAACGCCGGCGTGCCGAAGACCCTGGTGCGCTATCTTGTCGCCTGGTGCGCCGAGTGCGAATTCGGCGACGAGGCCGCGGCCATCCTCAAAGACATTTGCGCCACCCCGGTTTCGCCCGAGCTGTTGCCGCCCACCGCCGAGGGGGAGATCGCTCAGAAGACCGAGGACCAGGTCGGCCCCTACGTTCTGCACGACTTCTTTCTCTACCATCTGGTCCGCCGGCACGATCCTCCCGCCAAGATCTACTTCCTGGCCTGCCAGGCCTTTGCCGAAGAGTTCTCGCCTGCGACCATCCTGCGCTGGTTGCGGGTCTTTTACCGGCGCTTCTTTTCCCAGCAGTTTAAGCGCTCCTGTCTCCCCGATGGGCCGAAGATCGGCAGTGTCGCCCTTTCTCCCCGGGGGGATTGGCGTATGCCGAGCGACGCCTCTGTCGAACTCTGGCTGCGGGAGTTGGACGGCCTGGATGGGGAGACCTGA